Proteins encoded by one window of Fischerella sp. PCC 9605:
- a CDS encoding amylo-alpha-1,6-glucosidase — MCIEFGREVCGILDLAESREWLVTNGIGGYASGTVAGLLTRRYHGLLVAALKPPLGRTLMLAKLDETVLYGVSVAPPQEARNYPLHTNRWTDGIISPNGYQHLEHFSLEGTIPVWRFACADALLEKRVWMQQGANTTYVRYILRRASQPLQLTLKAMVNYRDYHSDTQGNGWQMSIEPVPQGICVSAYPSAVPLYLLCDRANAIPAHNWYYGFDLAVERYRGLSDREDHLHVATFQVTLNPGESLTFVASTEKQPDLNGETALKLRHAQEQKLIAVWKSNHSSHTKETPAWVNRLVLAADQFIVDRSLSDEIHGKTIIAGYHWFGDWGRDTMISLPGLTLSTGRPEIARSILRTFAKYVDQGMLPNRFPDAGETPEYNTVDATLWYFEALRAYYNATEDDDLLEELFPVLADIIDWHCRGTRYNIHLDAADGLLYAGEAGVQLTWMDVKIGDWVVTPRTGKPIEVNALWYNALRTMANFARHIGKPHQEYDAIAERALARFSRFWNQQTGYCYDVLDSPDGDDSSLRPNQIFAVSLPESPLNPAQQKSVVDACARMLLTSHGLRSLSPDDPQYQGHYGGDRHQRDSAYHQGTVWGWLIGPFVLAHLRVYKHPVQARQFLEPMANHLHAHGLGSLSEIFDGDPPMTPRGCIAQAWTVAEVLRAWLATEV; from the coding sequence ATGTGCATCGAATTTGGCAGGGAAGTTTGCGGCATTCTCGATCTAGCAGAGTCGCGAGAGTGGTTAGTAACCAATGGTATCGGTGGATACGCATCTGGTACTGTAGCAGGTTTACTGACTCGCCGCTATCACGGGTTACTGGTAGCAGCCCTAAAGCCGCCTTTGGGTCGCACTCTCATGCTGGCAAAGCTGGATGAAACTGTTTTGTATGGCGTTAGCGTAGCTCCTCCGCAGGAGGCTCGCAATTACCCTTTGCACACCAACCGTTGGACTGATGGAATTATCAGTCCCAACGGCTACCAACATCTTGAACATTTCTCTTTGGAAGGCACTATTCCCGTGTGGCGTTTTGCCTGTGCGGATGCACTTTTAGAAAAACGAGTTTGGATGCAGCAGGGTGCAAATACTACCTACGTACGGTATATTTTGCGTCGTGCTTCCCAACCGTTACAGCTAACGTTGAAAGCAATGGTCAACTACCGCGATTATCACAGCGACACTCAGGGTAATGGCTGGCAGATGAGCATTGAACCAGTTCCCCAAGGGATTTGCGTGAGTGCCTATCCCAGTGCTGTACCGCTTTACCTGCTGTGCGATCGTGCCAACGCTATCCCCGCTCATAATTGGTATTACGGATTTGACTTGGCAGTAGAACGCTACCGAGGACTCAGCGATCGCGAAGACCATTTACACGTTGCGACGTTCCAAGTTACTCTCAATCCTGGAGAATCTCTGACCTTTGTTGCTAGTACAGAAAAGCAGCCAGACCTCAATGGTGAAACAGCTTTAAAACTCCGCCACGCCCAAGAACAAAAATTAATCGCAGTTTGGAAATCCAACCATTCATCCCACACCAAGGAAACTCCAGCTTGGGTAAATCGTTTAGTCTTAGCCGCCGATCAATTTATTGTGGATCGTTCCTTATCTGATGAGATTCATGGCAAAACAATCATCGCAGGCTACCACTGGTTTGGTGACTGGGGACGAGATACAATGATTAGCCTACCAGGATTGACCCTTTCTACAGGTCGCCCAGAAATTGCCCGTTCAATTCTGCGTACCTTTGCCAAGTATGTAGACCAGGGAATGCTGCCAAATCGCTTTCCGGATGCGGGTGAAACGCCAGAATACAATACAGTCGATGCGACTCTCTGGTATTTTGAAGCCCTACGTGCTTACTACAACGCCACCGAAGACGACGATCTCTTAGAAGAACTTTTTCCCGTATTAGCAGATATCATCGACTGGCACTGTCGCGGTACTCGCTATAACATTCATTTGGATGCCGCAGACGGACTGCTTTACGCCGGGGAAGCGGGAGTACAGCTTACCTGGATGGATGTCAAAATCGGGGATTGGGTAGTGACACCCCGAACAGGCAAACCGATTGAAGTCAATGCTCTCTGGTATAATGCCCTGCGGACAATGGCTAACTTTGCCCGCCACATTGGCAAACCCCACCAAGAGTATGATGCGATCGCTGAGCGTGCCTTAGCTAGATTCTCACGCTTTTGGAATCAACAAACAGGTTACTGCTATGATGTGCTAGATAGCCCTGATGGTGATGATTCATCCTTGCGCCCCAACCAAATTTTTGCTGTCTCCTTACCTGAAAGTCCCCTCAATCCTGCTCAACAAAAAAGTGTCGTGGATGCTTGTGCAAGAATGTTGTTAACTTCCCACGGATTGCGATCGCTCTCTCCCGACGATCCCCAATACCAAGGACACTACGGTGGCGATCGGCACCAGCGGGATAGTGCCTATCATCAAGGAACAGTTTGGGGATGGTTAATAGGCCCCTTTGTACTAGCACATCTACGGGTTTACAAGCATCCCGTCCAAGCGCGTCAATTTCTCGAACCAATGGCAAATCACCTACACGCGCATGGACTTGGCAGTCTCAGCGAAATCTTTGATGGCGATCCTCCCATGACACCACGGGGTTGCATTGCCCAAGCTTGGACTGTGGCAGAAGTTTTGCGTGCTTGGTTAGCAACTGAAGTGTAG
- a CDS encoding ATP-binding response regulator: MEKIKIHILLVEDSPSDAKLLREIFVRAIRPACQMAHVDRLNAAIDACMAKATCMCGDSSLPTLNEHGIDLVLLDLRLPDSTGLDTLKKFRAAVPDIPVVVLTGIDDEETALQAVAEGAQDYLFKNEITNQSLLRAIRYAIERGEILKQLRESEQRTREALLKEKELNELKSNFVAMVSHEFRNPMTTIRTSIDLLLYNNDKLTEERRATYFERMENAIKHMLQLLDEVLFLSKNEAGKFEYKPAPLNLVNFCRQVAESAQYSSDKQHTITFTSSGECLQVEMDEELLSCIFINLLSNAIKYSPPESNVNFELLCQEGMATFKIKDRGIGIPSKDQCHLFETFYRGSNVGKVQGTGLGLAIVKKCVELHRGQIQVESEVGVGTTVIVKLPLNRV, translated from the coding sequence ATGGAAAAGATAAAGATTCACATTCTTCTGGTAGAGGATAGCCCTTCTGATGCCAAACTATTGCGCGAAATTTTTGTCCGCGCTATTCGACCAGCATGTCAGATGGCACATGTAGATAGGCTGAATGCGGCTATCGATGCTTGCATGGCTAAAGCTACTTGTATGTGTGGAGATTCTTCTCTACCGACATTAAACGAACACGGTATCGACCTTGTTTTGTTAGACCTCCGCTTACCAGATTCTACTGGACTGGACACATTAAAAAAGTTTCGGGCAGCAGTGCCGGATATTCCAGTTGTGGTTTTGACAGGAATTGATGATGAAGAAACAGCACTGCAAGCAGTAGCAGAAGGCGCACAGGACTATCTTTTCAAAAATGAGATCACAAATCAAAGTTTACTGCGGGCGATTCGTTACGCGATCGAACGGGGAGAAATTCTCAAACAACTACGAGAGAGTGAACAGCGCACTCGGGAAGCACTACTTAAAGAAAAGGAACTTAACGAACTTAAATCTAACTTTGTGGCTATGGTATCCCACGAATTCCGCAACCCCATGACCACAATTCGCACGTCTATAGATTTACTTCTATATAACAACGATAAACTGACTGAGGAACGCCGAGCTACCTACTTTGAGCGGATGGAAAATGCCATCAAACACATGCTTCAACTTTTGGATGAGGTATTATTCCTGAGTAAAAATGAAGCAGGTAAATTTGAATATAAGCCTGCACCATTAAATTTAGTCAATTTTTGTCGCCAAGTTGCAGAAAGCGCGCAATACAGTTCAGATAAGCAGCATACTATTACCTTTACTTCATCCGGAGAATGCTTGCAAGTGGAAATGGATGAAGAATTGCTAAGTTGCATTTTCATCAATTTACTTTCCAATGCCATCAAGTATTCTCCCCCAGAAAGTAATGTCAATTTTGAATTACTTTGCCAAGAAGGCATGGCAACTTTCAAAATTAAAGATCGGGGTATAGGCATTCCTTCAAAAGACCAATGTCATCTGTTTGAAACCTTTTATCGTGGTAGCAATGTGGGTAAAGTTCAGGGTACAGGACTTGGACTTGCAATTGTGAAAAAGTGTGTGGAGTTACATAGAGGTCAAATTCAAGTAGAAAGTGAGGTAGGTGTTGGCACAACGGTAATAGTAAAATTGCCTTTAAATCGGGTTTAA
- a CDS encoding sensor histidine kinase: MWRKIDTFSLRLRLIIGIAALSALGNGGIAMWTSWKMQQLLIDSHKQNIEHIAARFPRDVELYSEMMSPVTGLQKAINNLTTTNIFLWVKNPEQKIIAKSVTSDSLSNVRLAELMSLAEMPIKPQVHQISQRYFVLCGDSLQVQGKMLGKLFVVQDITREQTMFLTMVRSVGIASFLVIVVISGAIALYIYRSLQPLRQLNQMTAVISAADLPEAQLSVDNAPSEVKELAQTFNMLLSRLSQSWEQERQFVSNVSHELRTPLTIVHGYLQSVLRRPHNLTETQIEALETAASEAEHTIRLLEDLLDLARADSGYLHFHIESYILNDLVAEVVAMAEQYSERAIKIEADIDSIQVKADHNRLKQVLLNLIDNAIKYSEPGTPILLKINQQEQEAIIQVCDRGYGIPLQHQSRIFERFYRVDESRHHASGGAGLGLSIVKTLVEGMGGKVSVRSRLGEGSIFTVVLPSN; encoded by the coding sequence ATGTGGAGGAAGATTGACACTTTTTCATTAAGGTTACGCCTAATAATTGGTATTGCTGCACTTTCTGCTTTGGGTAATGGTGGCATTGCTATGTGGACAAGCTGGAAAATGCAGCAACTTTTGATTGATAGTCATAAGCAAAATATAGAACACATTGCTGCACGTTTTCCGCGTGATGTGGAACTATATAGTGAAATGATGTCACCAGTAACTGGGTTGCAAAAAGCAATTAATAATTTGACGACTACCAATATATTTTTATGGGTTAAAAATCCTGAGCAAAAGATTATAGCAAAATCTGTTACTTCGGACAGTTTATCTAATGTGAGGTTAGCTGAGTTAATGTCCCTAGCCGAAATGCCAATTAAACCGCAAGTTCATCAAATTAGCCAACGCTACTTTGTGTTGTGTGGTGATTCGTTGCAAGTGCAGGGAAAGATGCTAGGGAAGCTGTTTGTAGTGCAGGATATTACCCGCGAACAAACAATGTTTTTGACAATGGTGCGGAGTGTAGGAATTGCCAGCTTTTTAGTAATTGTAGTGATTTCAGGAGCGATCGCACTTTACATTTACCGTTCCCTGCAACCTCTGCGCCAACTTAATCAAATGACAGCTGTCATTTCCGCTGCGGATTTACCAGAAGCACAGCTTTCTGTAGATAACGCACCCAGCGAAGTTAAAGAATTAGCTCAAACCTTCAACATGTTGTTATCTCGCCTCTCCCAATCTTGGGAACAAGAGCGACAATTTGTGAGTAATGTTTCCCACGAGTTACGCACACCGTTAACAATAGTACACGGTTACTTACAAAGCGTTTTGCGACGGCCGCATAACTTAACAGAAACTCAAATAGAAGCGTTAGAAACTGCGGCATCGGAAGCAGAACACACGATTCGTCTGTTAGAAGATTTACTGGATTTAGCACGAGCAGATAGTGGTTATTTGCATTTTCACATAGAGTCTTATATACTAAACGATTTGGTGGCAGAAGTGGTAGCAATGGCAGAACAATATAGTGAAAGAGCGATAAAAATAGAAGCCGATATTGACTCAATTCAAGTGAAAGCAGACCACAATCGCCTCAAACAAGTTTTGCTAAATCTGATTGACAATGCCATTAAATATTCTGAACCTGGTACACCCATTTTGTTGAAGATAAACCAACAAGAGCAAGAAGCCATTATTCAAGTTTGCGATCGCGGTTATGGTATTCCTTTGCAACACCAATCAAGGATTTTTGAAAGATTTTACCGCGTTGATGAATCTCGTCATCATGCTAGTGGTGGTGCTGGTTTAGGGTTATCAATTGTAAAGACATTGGTAGAGGGTATGGGTGGGAAAGTTTCCGTGCGATCGCGTTTAGGTGAAGGAAGTATATTTACAGTTGTTTTGCCTTCAAATTAA
- a CDS encoding DM13 domain-containing protein produces MKFKFLAVISIVTLLTIACARDVNSKQPVSETQPATPVAQSSTANVSQTGSFVRAEQPTQGNVKVLTENGKRYLEFDGSFKTNQGPDLFVILYRNGTVPVSGIKEKDYVSIARLQKTSGTQRYAVPDNVKLTDYQSVAIWCRKFNATFGYASLGN; encoded by the coding sequence ATGAAATTTAAATTTTTAGCAGTTATAAGTATTGTTACCCTATTAACCATAGCTTGTGCAAGAGATGTAAACTCCAAACAGCCAGTTAGCGAGACTCAACCTGCAACACCTGTAGCTCAGAGTAGTACCGCCAATGTTTCCCAAACTGGAAGCTTTGTAAGAGCAGAACAACCAACTCAGGGAAATGTGAAAGTTCTAACAGAGAATGGTAAGCGTTATCTAGAGTTTGATGGAAGTTTTAAAACTAATCAAGGCCCTGACTTATTTGTAATTCTGTACCGAAATGGGACAGTACCTGTATCTGGCATTAAAGAAAAAGATTATGTGAGCATTGCTCGTTTACAAAAGACAAGTGGTACTCAACGCTATGCTGTTCCTGACAATGTGAAGTTGACAGATTATCAATCTGTAGCGATTTGGTGTCGTAAGTTCAATGCTACTTTTGGCTATGCGTCTTTAGGTAATTAG
- a CDS encoding GUN4 domain-containing protein, with protein sequence MVYLSGTAAKNKSQGLSKKIVRFSRLSRRLWLKYSSGRFGFSVQKQIYLEVGGKPDGKYYKEAWEKLGDRIEWRVKGNWIYYSDVTFDTSAYREHLPKINYPVVGCVTA encoded by the coding sequence CTGGTTTACTTATCTGGAACCGCAGCCAAGAACAAAAGCCAGGGACTCAGCAAAAAAATAGTCAGGTTTTCCCGACTCAGCAGACGCCTGTGGCTAAAATATAGCAGTGGACGCTTTGGCTTCAGCGTTCAGAAGCAAATTTACCTGGAAGTCGGCGGCAAGCCCGACGGCAAGTATTATAAAGAAGCTTGGGAAAAACTTGGCGATCGCATCGAATGGAGAGTGAAAGGAAACTGGATTTACTACTCTGATGTTACTTTTGACACTTCCGCATATAGAGAGCACCTCCCCAAAATAAATTATCCGGTAGTAGGGTGCGTTACGGCTTAA
- a CDS encoding PAS domain S-box protein yields the protein MKKHAEKLVAGSFGLAITFLFIAGAASYVSIQKLTEKKQQVAHTRKILEALHQAHDHIRFADGGQRGYIITQQEKSLETYRISIQKTHEGIATIRRLSVDNLQKQQLDKLEALITAKLAVNEQSIDLLQQNPSERTAQIALTNQAMQLQQAIQAQMAVIIADQKSQLQQQIAASNATVRITVCLAGIGYGCSILLMIVIYFLLQRQIRIRQQSEQALWESQQQLEVRVTERTAELRLLNEQLQREIEQHQKTEAQLIESEYRYTTLAAIAPVGIFHTDTQGYCLYVNERWCQITGLTASEALGIGWVKSLHPEDRIRIAADWERTVQEQIPFHSEYRFQHPDGKVTWVFGQAVLEQAPDGQIIGYVGTITDISDRKQAEAALATSEAEYRRLFENNPNPMWVFDRETLAFLAVNHAAIEHYGYSESEFLAMTIADIRPQEDIPALKHSITQSQLTSHFGCWRHRKRDGSLIDVEITSHAITWGGRTAGFVLAQDITARKLAESALQQLNQELETRVEQRTAALQESQRFIQRIADTLPNFLYIYDLQEQRNIYTNRQVANFLGYTQEEILAMGTSLLAIIMHPEDVVRVGAYLRQLEMAQDGDIFEFEYRLREVSGEWRWFYSRDTVFTRNAQGKVTQILGAAQDITARKQTEERLRRSQAHMADAQRVAHFGSWEYDIATRKITWTLETFRIFGRNPAQGEPTYEELLQYVHPDDREKHNQVMERAIAHKKPPEIDLRFFRPDGSIGYLYAKGQPILGDRGEVVRVLGTVIDITERKRAEQQLQKLNQELMQSNQELKQFAYIASHDLQEPLRAITGYTQLLEQEYSHCLNDTAQEYLAEIVDGAGRMQQLIQDLLAYSRIGTHSETFTPIDCNTILHQALRNLQLSITQSNAIISYEPLPTVTADKTQLLQLFQNLIGNAIKFRDREPPQIHIGAAKADGKGQGARGMGQGTMEIPNFQCPIPNAQFPMPNSPTENEWLFWVRDNGIGIKHEDLECIFEIFRRLHTRQEFPGTGIGLAICKKIIERHGGRIWAESEVGVGTTFYFTLPFNSDAR from the coding sequence ATGAAGAAGCATGCAGAAAAACTTGTTGCAGGCAGTTTCGGGTTGGCAATAACATTTTTATTCATTGCGGGTGCAGCTTCTTATGTAAGTATTCAGAAGTTGACTGAGAAAAAGCAACAAGTTGCCCATACACGAAAAATTTTAGAAGCGCTACACCAAGCACATGACCACATTCGCTTTGCTGATGGTGGACAACGAGGCTATATTATCACCCAACAGGAAAAATCTTTAGAAACGTATCGGATTAGTATTCAAAAGACACATGAAGGAATTGCAACTATCCGGCGTTTAAGTGTTGATAACCTACAGAAACAACAGCTAGATAAATTAGAAGCGCTGATTACCGCCAAATTGGCTGTAAATGAGCAGTCAATCGACCTGTTGCAACAAAACCCCTCTGAACGTACTGCTCAAATTGCTCTGACAAACCAGGCAATGCAGCTACAGCAAGCAATCCAAGCACAAATGGCAGTAATAATTGCCGACCAAAAGAGCCAATTGCAACAACAGATAGCCGCATCCAATGCTACTGTCCGCATTACCGTTTGCTTGGCTGGAATTGGTTATGGCTGTAGTATTTTGCTGATGATTGTTATCTACTTTTTGCTGCAAAGGCAAATTCGTATTCGTCAACAATCAGAGCAAGCGCTATGGGAGAGTCAGCAACAGCTAGAAGTACGAGTAACAGAACGTACAGCCGAATTAAGATTACTGAATGAGCAACTCCAACGGGAAATAGAACAACATCAAAAGACAGAAGCACAATTAATTGAAAGTGAATATCGCTACACCACGCTAGCCGCGATCGCACCCGTTGGCATTTTTCATACAGATACTCAGGGATACTGCCTGTACGTCAATGAACGTTGGTGCCAAATCACCGGACTCACTGCTAGCGAAGCATTAGGGATTGGTTGGGTGAAAAGTCTCCATCCTGAAGATCGGATTCGGATTGCTGCTGATTGGGAACGCACTGTCCAAGAGCAAATTCCATTTCATAGTGAGTATCGATTTCAACATCCTGACGGCAAGGTGACTTGGGTATTTGGTCAGGCTGTTTTAGAACAAGCTCCCGATGGGCAGATTATTGGTTATGTGGGAACCATTACGGATATTAGCGATCGCAAGCAAGCAGAAGCCGCTTTAGCAACATCAGAAGCTGAGTATCGACGGTTATTTGAAAATAACCCGAATCCCATGTGGGTTTTTGATCGAGAAACCCTGGCTTTTTTGGCAGTGAATCATGCTGCTATTGAACATTATGGTTATTCGGAATCAGAATTTTTGGCAATGACCATTGCCGATATTCGACCGCAAGAAGACATTCCTGCTCTCAAGCATTCGATAACGCAGTCGCAACTAACTTCCCACTTTGGTTGTTGGAGACACCGCAAACGCGATGGTAGCTTGATTGATGTGGAAATTACATCCCATGCCATCACTTGGGGGGGTCGAACAGCTGGATTTGTACTGGCACAAGATATTACTGCTCGCAAACTTGCCGAGTCAGCGCTGCAACAACTCAACCAAGAATTAGAAACTAGAGTTGAACAACGTACCGCAGCCTTACAGGAAAGTCAGCGCTTCATTCAACGTATTGCTGACACCTTACCCAATTTTCTTTACATCTATGATTTGCAGGAACAGCGCAACATCTACACAAATCGACAGGTAGCAAATTTCCTTGGCTACACCCAGGAAGAAATTCTCGCAATGGGGACTTCACTATTGGCAATCATTATGCATCCAGAGGATGTAGTGAGAGTGGGTGCATACCTAAGACAATTAGAAATGGCTCAAGATGGCGATATCTTTGAGTTTGAGTATCGGTTGAGAGAAGTCAGTGGCGAATGGCGGTGGTTTTATAGCCGCGATACGGTATTTACCAGAAATGCGCAGGGTAAAGTTACGCAAATTCTTGGTGCTGCTCAAGACATCACTGCTCGCAAACAAACAGAAGAAAGACTGCGTCGCAGCCAAGCTCATATGGCAGATGCACAGCGAGTTGCCCATTTTGGCAGTTGGGAATATGACATAGCCACGCGAAAAATCACTTGGACATTAGAAACTTTTCGCATCTTTGGGCGCAATCCTGCTCAAGGAGAACCAACCTACGAAGAATTACTCCAATACGTCCATCCAGATGATCGAGAGAAACACAATCAAGTAATGGAAAGGGCGATCGCTCACAAAAAACCTCCGGAGATAGACCTTCGATTTTTCCGTCCAGATGGGTCAATTGGCTACCTTTATGCCAAGGGTCAGCCAATTCTTGGCGATCGTGGTGAAGTAGTGCGAGTCCTCGGCACGGTGATTGATATTACAGAACGCAAACGCGCAGAACAACAGTTGCAAAAATTGAATCAGGAATTAATGCAATCTAATCAGGAACTTAAGCAGTTTGCCTATATCGCTTCCCACGACTTGCAAGAACCACTGCGAGCAATTACAGGCTATACCCAATTGTTAGAGCAGGAATATAGCCACTGTTTAAACGATACTGCTCAAGAATACTTAGCAGAAATTGTGGATGGAGCAGGGCGAATGCAACAGTTAATACAAGATTTATTGGCATATTCCCGGATTGGCACTCACAGCGAGACATTTACTCCCATAGATTGCAATACCATACTCCATCAGGCACTTAGGAATTTGCAATTGAGCATCACCCAAAGCAACGCTATTATCTCTTACGAGCCTTTGCCAACGGTAACAGCAGACAAAACCCAATTGCTGCAATTGTTCCAAAATTTGATTGGTAATGCCATCAAGTTCCGCGATCGTGAACCACCTCAAATTCATATTGGTGCAGCGAAGGCAGATGGCAAGGGGCAAGGGGCAAGGGGCATGGGGCAAGGGACAATGGAAATTCCTAATTTCCAATGCCCAATTCCCAATGCCCAATTCCCAATGCCCAATTCCCCTACAGAAAACGAATGGCTCTTCTGGGTACGAGATAATGGCATTGGCATTAAACACGAGGATCTAGAATGCATCTTTGAGATTTTCCGCCGTCTTCATACTAGGCAAGAATTTCCCGGTACAGGTATTGGCCTGGCTATCTGCAAAAAAATTATCGAACGTCACGGTGGACGCATTTGGGCAGAGTCTGAAGTAGGAGTGGGAACAACATTTTATTTCACGCTCCCTTTTAATTCTGATGCAAGGTAA